TGCGCTGGGCGCCGCGCTGGGCCACCACTGAGACCATGACCGCCGCTGCTTCCGCCGCGCTCGCGCTCGATCGCGTCACGCTCGAACTGGGCGGGCGCACCATCCTGCGCGACGTCAGCCTGGCCGTCGAGGCCGGCGAATTCGTCGGCGTGCTCGGCCCGAACGGCGCCGGCAAGACCACGCTGATGCGCGCCGTGCTGGGCCTCGTGCCGGCCTCGCGCGGCACCATCTCGGTGGCCGGCGCGCCGGTCTCGCGCGGCAATCCGGCGATCGGCTACATGCCGCAGATCCGCAGCGCGCTGGCCGGGCGCCGCGTGCGCGGCCACGACTTCGTGGCGATGGCCGCCGACGGCCACCGCTGGGGGCTGCCGCGCGCGAACCCGGCGGTGCGCGCCGACGTGGCGCGCGTGCTCGACCTGGTGGGCGCCGCGGCGCTCGCGCAGCGCCCGCTGTCCGAACTGTCGGGCGGCGAGCGCCAGCGCCTGCTGCTCGCGCAGTGCCTGCTCGGCGCGCCGAAACTGCTGCTGCTCGACGAGCCGCTGATCAGCCTCGACCCGCATCACCAGCGCGGCGTGGTGGAACTGGTGCGGCGCGTGCAGCGCGAGCTCGGCATCACCGTGCTGTTCTCGGCGCACGAGCTGAACCCGCTGCTGAACGCGCTCGACCGCGTGCTCTATCTCGGCAACGGCACCGCCGCGCTCGGCACCGTCGACGAGGTGATCACGCGGCCGGTGCTGTCGCGCCTGTATGGTTCGCCGATCGACGTGATGCACGTGAACGGCCGGATCTTCGTGATGTCGGGCGACGTCGAGGTGGAG
The genomic region above belongs to Burkholderia plantarii and contains:
- a CDS encoding ABC transporter ATP-binding protein, whose amino-acid sequence is MTAAASAALALDRVTLELGGRTILRDVSLAVEAGEFVGVLGPNGAGKTTLMRAVLGLVPASRGTISVAGAPVSRGNPAIGYMPQIRSALAGRRVRGHDFVAMAADGHRWGLPRANPAVRADVARVLDLVGAAALAQRPLSELSGGERQRLLLAQCLLGAPKLLLLDEPLISLDPHHQRGVVELVRRVQRELGITVLFSAHELNPLLNALDRVLYLGNGTAALGTVDEVITRPVLSRLYGSPIDVMHVNGRIFVMSGDVEVEKHDHEHEDDGHHGHGHVHAHSHGHGHDHSHGTSHE